A window of Candidatus Peribacteraceae bacterium genomic DNA:
TGGAGGTTTCCATGACCTTCCCTAGCCCTCCTGCTGATTGACTTCCGCATCGTTTTTATCTCGGGCCATTTCGTTGCGCTTGATGGCCTCGTAGACCTCTCGCCGATGCACGGGGACTTCCTTGGGAGCTTCCACCCCCAAGCGGACCTTATCCCCACGGATCTCCACAACCACGATCGTAATGTCATCGTTGATGACAATACTTTCGTTCTTCTTGCGGCTGAGTACCAACATGGACTCATCCCCTTTCCTCCCCA
This region includes:
- the csrA gene encoding carbon storage regulator CsrA, with the protein product MLVLSRKKNESIVINDDITIVVVEIRGDKVRLGVEAPKEVPVHRREVYEAIKRNEMARDKNDAEVNQQEG